From Caldilineales bacterium, a single genomic window includes:
- a CDS encoding glycosyltransferase family 4 protein, with protein sequence MARVLFLTQVLPYPLDAGPKVRAYHVLRHLAAKHELTLVSFVRPDDPPAAIEHLQGFCQAVHPVAIRRSLAHNLRAVARGLVSGRPFVIERDDMPAMRQCLAQRVRETSFDLVHADQTAMAGWGQWAAAQMRQRPATVLDQHNAVHVLARRLAAAEPSAWRRRIMQREAVAFARFEADCCSCYDAVLTVSDEDRRHLLALFPPIQSARLSGRFRTIPIAVDPAATAAVVHKAGPAPTILHLGALLWPPNSAGVLWFARQVLPLIHRQRPDVRLMIAGKQPPATVSALATDPRIQVLGYVADPAPLLAEADVFIVPVHTASGTRVKILDGWLWGLPMVSTRVGAEGLAVREGENLLLADAPHDFAQAVLRLLEEPALSQRLRHAGRAWVEANYHVRTLYPALDAVYEQTLASKP encoded by the coding sequence ATGGCGCGAGTTCTCTTCCTCACCCAGGTGCTGCCCTACCCGCTCGATGCCGGGCCGAAGGTGCGCGCCTATCACGTCTTGCGCCATCTGGCCGCCAAACACGAACTGACGCTGGTCTCGTTTGTGCGGCCCGACGACCCACCGGCGGCCATCGAGCATTTGCAAGGCTTTTGCCAGGCCGTGCATCCGGTGGCCATCCGGCGCTCGCTGGCCCACAACCTGCGGGCGGTGGCCAGAGGGCTGGTATCGGGCAGGCCGTTCGTGATCGAGCGCGACGACATGCCCGCCATGCGCCAATGCCTGGCACAGCGGGTGCGCGAGACCTCGTTCGACCTGGTTCATGCCGACCAGACGGCCATGGCGGGGTGGGGGCAGTGGGCGGCGGCGCAGATGCGCCAGCGCCCTGCCACCGTGCTCGACCAGCACAACGCCGTCCATGTCCTGGCGCGACGCCTGGCCGCCGCCGAGCCATCTGCCTGGCGACGGCGGATCATGCAGCGCGAAGCCGTTGCCTTCGCCCGTTTCGAGGCCGACTGCTGCTCGTGCTATGATGCCGTCCTCACCGTCTCGGACGAAGACCGCCGCCACTTGCTCGCACTCTTTCCACCCATTCAATCCGCCCGCCTGTCCGGCCGCTTCCGGACGATCCCCATCGCCGTCGATCCGGCCGCGACCGCAGCCGTGGTTCACAAAGCCGGGCCGGCGCCGACGATCCTGCACCTGGGGGCGTTGCTCTGGCCGCCCAACAGCGCCGGCGTGCTCTGGTTTGCCCGGCAGGTGCTGCCCCTCATCCACCGGCAGCGCCCCGATGTTCGGCTGATGATCGCCGGCAAACAGCCCCCCGCCACCGTCAGCGCCCTCGCCACCGACCCGCGCATCCAAGTTCTGGGCTATGTGGCCGACCCTGCCCCCCTCCTGGCCGAGGCCGATGTCTTCATCGTGCCCGTCCATACGGCCAGCGGGACGCGGGTGAAGATCCTGGATGGCTGGCTGTGGGGGCTGCCGATGGTCTCGACCAGGGTGGGGGCCGAGGGCCTGGCCGTGCGCGAGGGTGAGAACCTCCTCCTGGCCGACGCCCCCCATGATTTCGCCCAGGCGGTGCTGCGCCTGCTGGAGGAGCCGGCCCTCAGCCAACGCCTGCGCCATGCTGGGCGGGCCTGGGTGGAAGCAAACTACCACGTCCGCACGCTCTATCCCGCCCTCGATGCTGTTTACGAGCAAACCCTTGCCAGCAAACCCTAA
- a CDS encoding sugar transferase has protein sequence MTLPRPLSPDEILLRPARTHGWRRRVGLPSLRLSISERRLLLCLGDLAVIEGALLLALVAHFGLETLPQHALRSLTWFLTLAVVWCAWAVFFDVYNLARAANSWNSARAAASAAVLAVFTYALVPWLTPAFGAREPLFLFLAASALGMAGWRSFYSLLFRQPWFKQRVLIVGAGHAGRSLVAALRTEPEAGDTANPFREAGCQITGLIDDNPALRDRAVAGIAVVGGRNDLPRLAHSLAIDEIVLAITHRHTIDVALFDAILRCREMGIRFSTMPVFYERLLGRVPVEHIGQDLHLVMPMHETAGDRLSRGAKRAADVLGALVGLVLLAMLIPPLLVANRLTSPGPLFYRQTRIGRGGKPFICLKFRSMSPDAEKETGAVWATKDDQRVTPVGRILRSTRLDELPQCVNVLAGEMSLIGPRPERPEFVEALAQTLPFYRARHAVRPGITGWAQVRHPYANTHEDARIKLEYDLFYVAHVNLWLDMSIMVKTLAEIVKFRGI, from the coding sequence ATGACCCTACCCCGTCCCCTATCACCCGATGAAATCCTCTTGCGCCCGGCCCGAACCCACGGTTGGCGCCGTCGCGTCGGCCTGCCCAGCCTGCGCCTCAGCATCTCCGAGCGCCGTTTGCTGCTCTGTTTGGGCGATCTCGCGGTCATCGAAGGGGCGCTGCTGCTCGCCCTGGTCGCTCACTTCGGCCTGGAAACTCTGCCACAGCATGCCCTGCGATCGCTGACATGGTTTCTGACCCTGGCCGTGGTCTGGTGCGCCTGGGCTGTTTTCTTCGACGTCTACAATCTGGCGCGGGCCGCCAACAGTTGGAATAGCGCCCGCGCCGCCGCAAGCGCCGCCGTGTTAGCAGTGTTCACTTATGCGCTCGTCCCCTGGCTCACGCCCGCCTTTGGCGCACGAGAGCCGCTGTTTCTCTTTCTGGCGGCGTCGGCCCTGGGCATGGCAGGGTGGCGCAGCTTCTACAGCCTCTTGTTCCGCCAACCCTGGTTCAAACAGCGGGTTCTGATCGTCGGGGCCGGCCATGCCGGCAGGTCGTTGGTCGCCGCCCTGCGCACCGAACCGGAAGCAGGCGACACGGCCAACCCCTTCCGCGAGGCCGGCTGCCAGATCACCGGCTTGATCGACGACAATCCGGCCCTGCGGGATCGGGCGGTCGCCGGCATCGCAGTGGTGGGGGGACGGAACGATCTGCCGAGATTGGCCCACAGCCTGGCCATCGATGAGATCGTCCTGGCCATCACCCACCGCCATACCATCGATGTGGCCCTGTTCGACGCCATCTTACGCTGCCGAGAAATGGGCATCCGCTTCAGCACCATGCCGGTTTTCTACGAGCGGCTGTTGGGCCGCGTCCCGGTCGAACACATCGGCCAGGACCTCCATCTGGTCATGCCGATGCACGAAACCGCCGGCGACCGGCTGAGCCGCGGGGCCAAGCGGGCGGCGGATGTGTTGGGCGCCCTGGTCGGCCTGGTTCTGCTGGCCATGCTGATCCCGCCCCTCCTCGTCGCCAACCGCCTGACCTCACCCGGCCCTCTGTTCTACCGGCAAACGCGCATCGGTCGGGGTGGCAAGCCGTTCATCTGTCTCAAATTCCGTTCCATGTCGCCCGATGCCGAAAAGGAAACCGGCGCCGTGTGGGCGACGAAGGATGACCAACGCGTGACGCCCGTCGGCCGCATCTTGCGCTCTACGCGCCTGGACGAACTGCCGCAGTGTGTCAACGTCCTGGCCGGAGAGATGAGTCTGATCGGCCCACGCCCCGAACGACCTGAATTCGTCGAGGCGCTGGCCCAAACCCTGCCCTTCTACCGCGCCCGCCATGCCGTGCGACCGGGCATCACCGGTTGGGCGCAGGTGCGTCACCCCTACGCCAACACCCACGAGGACGCCCGCATCAAGTTGGAATACGACCTTTTCTACGTCGCTCATGTCAATCTCTGGCTCGACATGAGCATCATGGTCAAAACCCTGGCCGAAATCGTTAAGTTTCGTGGGATCTGA
- a CDS encoding glycosyltransferase translates to MRIAYICLSPTLGMHQYTADLANRMSERGHEVHLVSSARLPRDRYAASLHQRTPLANRTTGFSSEGLQLRTFRRLAAVLESLQADVNHFTAPHLWNPLLLRRLQSATMHTLHDLDPHQGGGALSSLLVRLWNRLVLHSADHILVHGQVYRRRLLASGHPPAKITTTPLLHLMFSQAVESRLRGQRPDPTAATGRRPYALFFGRLLPYKGLDVLLSAWQRLAESGRFPGDQPPSLVVAGAGDVQACWQGTLPAGVELRNHWLDDEETVMLFGSAALVVLPYVSATQSALVAAAYFFGKPVIVADSGALAEYVQPGITGWVTPPCDAPSLAAALAAAFDDPARLAQMGAAGRAWYDQQRVLEFEALQQTYTRLAAKGNDRITP, encoded by the coding sequence ATGCGGATCGCCTACATCTGCCTGTCCCCCACCCTGGGCATGCACCAATACACCGCCGACCTGGCCAACCGCATGAGCGAACGCGGCCATGAAGTCCATCTGGTTAGCAGCGCACGCTTACCCCGCGACCGCTATGCCGCCAGCCTTCATCAGCGCACGCCGCTTGCCAACCGCACGACCGGCTTCTCGAGCGAGGGTTTGCAGCTCCGCACCTTCCGCCGCCTGGCTGCTGTCCTCGAAAGCCTCCAGGCCGACGTCAACCATTTCACCGCCCCCCACCTCTGGAACCCGCTTTTGCTGCGCCGGCTGCAAAGCGCAACCATGCACACGCTGCACGATCTCGACCCCCACCAGGGCGGCGGGGCGCTTTCCTCCCTTCTCGTCCGCCTCTGGAATCGGCTGGTGCTGCACTCGGCCGACCATATCCTCGTCCATGGCCAGGTCTACCGCCGGCGCCTCCTGGCGAGCGGCCACCCTCCGGCCAAGATCACAACCACGCCGCTCCTCCACCTCATGTTCAGCCAGGCCGTCGAGTCCAGGCTGCGCGGCCAGCGACCCGATCCCACTGCGGCTACCGGCAGACGCCCGTATGCCCTCTTCTTTGGCCGCCTGCTGCCCTACAAGGGCCTGGATGTGCTCCTTTCGGCCTGGCAACGGCTGGCGGAGTCGGGACGATTCCCCGGCGATCAGCCGCCATCATTGGTGGTAGCCGGGGCGGGCGACGTGCAAGCCTGCTGGCAGGGGACGCTGCCGGCGGGCGTCGAACTACGCAACCACTGGCTGGACGACGAGGAGACGGTAATGCTCTTCGGCAGCGCCGCCCTGGTCGTGTTGCCCTATGTCTCGGCTACCCAATCGGCCCTGGTTGCCGCCGCCTATTTCTTTGGCAAACCAGTCATCGTCGCCGATTCGGGCGCCCTGGCCGAATATGTTCAGCCTGGGATCACCGGCTGGGTCACACCGCCTTGCGATGCGCCTTCGCTGGCCGCCGCGCTGGCCGCCGCCTTCGACGACCCGGCCCGGCTGGCGCAAATGGGTGCGGCAGGGCGAGCCTGGTACGACCAGCAACGCGTCCTGGAATTCGAGGCCCTCCAACAGACCTACACCCGGCTTGCCGCCAAAGGGAACGACAGGATAACGCCATGA